A stretch of the Azospirillum thiophilum genome encodes the following:
- a CDS encoding chemotaxis protein CheW: protein MDDLLSEFLTETNENLSVLDVELVRLEQNPNNPELLSNIFRLVHTIKGTCGFLGLPRLEKVAHASENVLGKFRDGELTINPEAVSLILQALDTIKSLLAVLEATEAEPPGDDIPLIERLNLCAEGKLGAPAPPAAAPPPPPTAPAVAAASDSRPVTLDELEALWNSTPGPNDAPAATPASGTAVATRAPEPADEPAPSPAPSQDLVVPDAEPVAAKMPAPVAPMAGGQAGGNAGGADAGAEAATKESAVAAQTIRVNVDLLENLMTMVSELVLTRNQLLQILRSQKESEFAAPLQRLNHVTSELQEGVMKTRMQPIGNAWAKLPRLVRDLAHELNKKIDLQMLGADTELDRQVLELIKDPLTHMVRNSADHGLEIPAERLKAGKSETGRVTLNAYHEGGHIIIEIQDDGKGLAIDRIKQKAIQNGMASEIELASMTDQQIIQFIMKPGFSTAAKVTNVSGRGVGMDVVKTNIEKIGGTIEIKSVQGKGSTFVIKIPLTLAIVSALIVECAGERFAIPQISVVELVRAAADSEHTIERLKGTPVLRLRNRLLPLVSLQELLRLDDSEGAKKTEDETFIVVTQVGTYTFGIMVDRVFDTEEIVVKPVAPILRHIEMFSGNTILGDGSVIMILDPNGIASATGEMAMGEAAGKEATAVQTQRQEDKMALLLFRAGEGAPKAVPLSLVARLEDVDLATVELSNGLPVVQYRGKLMPLVPIDPNFMLGREGRQPVLVFADGDRSMGLIVDEIVDIVEEKLNVQLAAERPGLMGSAIIAGKATEVIDAGFFLTQAYKDWFGSSTQDGFEEEKLQRVLLVDDSPFFRNLLTPLLSVAGYDVTAVENAGDALALCEAGEDFDVIVSDIEMPGMSGFDFAEAVRHGSRWQRVPMVALSSHASARDLDRGRIAGFNDYVAKFDRDALLFALQQTLTEQKGAA from the coding sequence CTCTGGACACCATCAAGAGCCTGCTGGCGGTGCTGGAAGCGACCGAGGCGGAACCGCCGGGCGACGATATTCCGCTGATCGAGCGGCTGAACCTGTGCGCCGAAGGCAAGTTGGGCGCCCCCGCTCCGCCCGCCGCGGCCCCGCCGCCGCCGCCTACCGCTCCCGCGGTCGCCGCCGCGTCGGACTCCCGTCCGGTGACCCTGGACGAGCTGGAAGCGCTGTGGAACTCCACGCCCGGCCCGAACGACGCCCCGGCCGCGACTCCGGCGTCCGGCACGGCCGTCGCCACCCGCGCGCCCGAGCCGGCGGACGAGCCGGCCCCGTCGCCCGCTCCGTCGCAGGATCTCGTCGTGCCCGACGCCGAACCGGTCGCCGCCAAGATGCCGGCCCCGGTCGCCCCGATGGCGGGCGGTCAGGCCGGCGGCAATGCCGGCGGCGCCGATGCCGGGGCCGAGGCCGCGACCAAGGAATCGGCGGTCGCCGCCCAGACCATCCGCGTCAACGTCGACCTGCTCGAAAACCTGATGACCATGGTGTCGGAGCTGGTGCTGACCCGCAACCAGCTGCTGCAGATCCTGCGGTCGCAGAAGGAGAGCGAGTTCGCGGCGCCGCTGCAACGCCTCAACCATGTGACGTCGGAGCTGCAGGAAGGCGTCATGAAGACGCGCATGCAGCCGATCGGCAACGCCTGGGCCAAGCTGCCGCGCCTGGTGCGCGATCTGGCGCACGAGCTGAACAAGAAGATCGATCTCCAGATGCTCGGCGCCGACACCGAGCTGGACCGCCAGGTGCTGGAGCTGATCAAGGATCCGCTGACCCACATGGTGCGCAACAGCGCCGACCATGGGCTGGAGATCCCGGCGGAGCGCCTGAAGGCCGGCAAGTCGGAAACCGGCCGCGTCACCCTGAACGCCTATCACGAAGGCGGTCACATCATCATCGAGATCCAGGACGACGGCAAAGGCCTGGCTATCGACCGGATCAAGCAGAAGGCGATCCAGAACGGGATGGCGTCGGAGATCGAGCTGGCCTCGATGACCGACCAGCAGATCATCCAGTTCATCATGAAGCCGGGCTTCTCGACCGCCGCCAAGGTCACCAACGTGTCGGGCCGCGGCGTCGGCATGGACGTGGTGAAGACCAACATCGAGAAGATCGGCGGCACGATCGAGATCAAGTCGGTCCAGGGCAAGGGGTCGACCTTCGTCATCAAGATCCCGCTGACGCTGGCCATCGTCTCCGCCCTGATCGTCGAATGCGCCGGCGAACGCTTCGCCATCCCGCAGATCAGCGTGGTCGAGCTGGTGCGCGCCGCCGCCGACAGCGAGCACACCATCGAGCGGCTGAAGGGCACCCCGGTGCTGCGCCTGCGCAACCGCCTGCTGCCGCTGGTGTCGCTGCAGGAGCTGCTGCGGCTGGACGACAGCGAGGGTGCCAAGAAGACCGAGGACGAGACCTTCATCGTCGTCACCCAGGTCGGCACCTACACCTTCGGCATCATGGTCGACCGCGTGTTCGACACCGAGGAAATCGTGGTGAAGCCGGTGGCGCCGATCCTGCGCCACATCGAGATGTTCTCGGGCAACACCATCCTGGGCGACGGCTCGGTCATCATGATCCTCGACCCCAACGGCATCGCGTCGGCCACCGGCGAGATGGCGATGGGCGAGGCCGCCGGCAAGGAGGCCACCGCGGTCCAGACCCAGCGCCAGGAGGACAAGATGGCGCTGCTGCTGTTCCGCGCCGGCGAGGGGGCGCCCAAGGCGGTCCCGCTGTCGCTGGTCGCCCGCCTGGAGGACGTCGACCTGGCGACGGTCGAGCTGTCCAACGGCCTGCCGGTGGTCCAGTACCGCGGCAAGCTGATGCCGTTGGTTCCCATCGACCCGAACTTCATGCTGGGCCGCGAAGGCCGCCAGCCGGTGCTGGTGTTCGCCGACGGCGACCGCTCGATGGGCCTGATCGTCGACGAGATCGTCGACATCGTGGAGGAGAAGCTGAACGTCCAGCTGGCGGCGGAGCGTCCCGGCCTGATGGGCTCGGCCATCATCGCCGGCAAGGCGACCGAGGTCATCGACGCCGGCTTCTTCCTGACCCAGGCCTATAAGGACTGGTTCGGCTCCTCCACCCAGGACGGGTTCGAGGAGGAGAAGCTGCAGCGCGTGCTGCTGGTCGACGACAGCCCCTTCTTCCGCAACCTGCTGACGCCGCTGCTGTCGGTCGCCGGCTACGACGTGACGGCGGTGGAGAATGCCGGCGACGCGCTGGCGCTCTGCGAGGCAGGCGAGGACTTCGACGTCATCGTCTCCGACATCGAGATGCCGGGCATGAGCGGCTTCGACTTCGCCGAGGCGGTGCGCCACGGCAGCCGCTGGCAGCGCGTGCCGATGGTGGCGCTGTCCAGCCACGCCAGCGCCCGCGACCTCGACCGCGGCCGCATCGCCGGCTTCAACGACTATGTCGCCAAGTTCGACCGTGACGCGCTGCTCTTCGCGCTGCAGCAGACGCTGACCGAACAGAAAGGTGCCGCATGA
- a CDS encoding protein-glutamate methylesterase/protein-glutamine glutaminase produces MSDSLGRGPLTPARPANPDPVRVMVVDDSAVIRGLLTRALEGDPDIRVVTSVGDGQMAVNSLQRNSIDVIVLDIEMPVMDGLTAIPKLLAVAPQVKIIMASTLTLRGADVSIRCLSAGAADYIPKPTSTREIGGAEDFKRELVAKVKALGAAAKRAGSRSRGEIRPLTPALPLGLKRDVGPIVTRPTPAGALAAKPDVIAIGSSTGGPQALFEVLSHLKAGVSQPILITQHMPATFTTILAEHISRQCGIDAREAKDGEPIVQNRCYIAPGDFHMLVVQRGGANVITLSKDPPENFCRPAVDPMMRSILKAFGGRKILACILTGMGQDGLKGCTDVVNGGGTLIAQDEASSVVWGMPGAVAQAGICNAILPLKEIGPHIRKLASRAA; encoded by the coding sequence ATGTCGGACAGTCTTGGCAGAGGACCCCTCACCCCCGCACGGCCGGCCAATCCGGATCCCGTCCGGGTCATGGTGGTGGACGACTCCGCCGTCATCCGCGGCCTTCTGACCCGTGCGCTGGAAGGTGACCCGGATATCCGCGTCGTCACCTCCGTCGGCGACGGCCAGATGGCGGTCAATTCTCTGCAGCGCAACTCGATCGATGTCATCGTGCTGGACATCGAGATGCCGGTGATGGACGGCCTGACCGCCATCCCGAAGCTGCTGGCGGTGGCGCCGCAGGTGAAGATCATCATGGCGTCGACCCTGACGCTGCGTGGTGCCGATGTCTCCATCCGCTGCCTGTCCGCCGGGGCCGCCGACTATATCCCCAAGCCGACCTCGACCCGCGAGATCGGCGGGGCGGAGGATTTCAAGCGCGAGCTGGTCGCCAAGGTCAAGGCGCTGGGCGCCGCCGCCAAGCGCGCCGGGTCGCGCTCGCGCGGCGAAATCCGCCCGCTGACCCCGGCCCTCCCGCTGGGGTTGAAGCGCGATGTCGGGCCGATCGTCACCCGCCCGACCCCGGCCGGCGCCCTGGCGGCAAAGCCGGACGTCATCGCCATAGGCAGCTCCACCGGCGGCCCGCAGGCCCTGTTCGAGGTGCTGTCGCACCTGAAGGCCGGCGTCAGCCAGCCGATCCTGATCACCCAGCACATGCCGGCGACCTTCACCACCATCCTGGCCGAGCACATCTCCCGCCAATGCGGGATCGATGCCCGCGAGGCCAAGGACGGCGAGCCGATCGTCCAGAACCGCTGCTACATCGCGCCCGGCGACTTCCACATGCTGGTGGTGCAGCGCGGCGGGGCGAACGTCATCACCCTCAGCAAGGATCCGCCGGAGAATTTCTGCCGCCCGGCGGTCGATCCGATGATGCGCTCCATCCTCAAGGCGTTCGGCGGCCGCAAGATTCTGGCCTGCATCCTGACCGGCATGGGCCAGGACGGGCTAAAGGGCTGCACCGACGTCGTGAATGGCGGCGGCACGCTGATCGCCCAGGACGAGGCGTCCAGCGTCGTCTGGGGCATGCCGGGCGCGGTGGCCCAGGCCGGCATCTGCAATGCCATTCTGCCGCTCAAGGAAATCGGTCCCCACATCCGCAAGCTAGCGTCGAGGGCAGCATGA
- a CDS encoding response regulator, which yields MKSCLVVDDSRVVRKVARKILEELNFACSEAEDGKQAMEACAAQMPDAILLDWNMPVMTGIEFLRRLRKMSGGEQPKVVFCTTENDLAHIQEALSAGANEYIMKPFDSDIIQTKFAQVGLL from the coding sequence ATGAAATCCTGTCTGGTGGTCGACGACAGCCGCGTGGTCCGCAAGGTCGCGCGCAAGATCCTGGAAGAGCTGAACTTCGCCTGCAGCGAGGCGGAGGACGGCAAACAGGCGATGGAAGCCTGCGCGGCGCAGATGCCCGACGCGATCCTGCTGGACTGGAACATGCCGGTGATGACGGGGATCGAGTTCCTGCGCCGACTGCGCAAGATGAGCGGGGGCGAACAGCCCAAGGTCGTCTTCTGCACGACCGAGAACGACCTCGCCCATATTCAGGAAGCGCTGTCCGCCGGGGCGAACGAATACATCATGAAGCCCTTCGACAGCGACATCATCCAGACCAAGTTCGCGCAGGTCGGCCTGCTGTGA
- a CDS encoding chemotaxis protein CheW gives MSNAKLPSTVRKSKGDDLAVSGNQDFVTMTIADQMFGIPVLQVQDVLGHQRITRIPLAPPEVAGSLNLRGRIVTAIDVRLRLGLTGRPKDKPGMSIVVDLRGELYSLMVDSVGEVLSLTKEDFERNPATLDPRWREVSTGIYRLNGQLMVVLDVPRLLNFTTIETA, from the coding sequence ATGAGCAACGCCAAGCTGCCGTCCACCGTCCGCAAGTCGAAGGGCGACGACCTCGCCGTCTCCGGCAACCAGGACTTTGTGACCATGACGATCGCCGACCAGATGTTCGGCATCCCGGTCCTTCAGGTGCAGGACGTGCTGGGCCATCAGCGGATCACCCGCATCCCGCTGGCCCCGCCCGAGGTCGCCGGATCGCTGAACCTGCGCGGCCGCATCGTCACCGCCATCGACGTCCGCCTGCGGCTCGGCCTGACCGGCCGGCCCAAGGACAAGCCGGGCATGTCGATCGTCGTCGACCTGCGCGGTGAGCTGTACAGCCTGATGGTCGATTCCGTCGGCGAGGTGCTGAGCCTCACCAAGGAGGACTTCGAGCGGAACCCGGCGACGCTGGATCCGCGCTGGCGCGAGGTCTCCACCGGAATTTACCGGCTGAACGGCCAGTTGATGGTTGTGCTGGACGTGCCGCGTCTGCTCAACTTCACGACCATCGAGACGGCCTGA